In one Lolium rigidum isolate FL_2022 chromosome 3, APGP_CSIRO_Lrig_0.1, whole genome shotgun sequence genomic region, the following are encoded:
- the LOC124697244 gene encoding mitogen-activated protein kinase kinase 9-like, whose translation MKPANLLVSRTGQVKIADFGIAEVVTRAGSHRAAYEGTAAYMSPERFGTERPNDGEEEVRVDPYAADVWGLGLIVLELLMGRYPLLPAGKKPTFPALMWAICFGELPAIPDGAASPALRDFVSACLHKDHRKRATVADLLAHPFVTGRDMTTSRRALCQVIEQRCR comes from the coding sequence ATGAAGCCGGCCAACCTCCTGGTCAGCAGGACCGGGCAGGTCAAGATTGCCGACTTCGGCATCGCCGAGGTCGTCACCCGCGCCGGCAGCCACCGTGCGGCATACGAGGGCACCGCCGCGTACATGAGCCCGGAGCGCTTCGGCACGGAGCGGCCgaacgacggcgaggaggaggtccGCGTCGACCCATACGCCGCCGACGTTTGGGGCCTTGGCTTGATCGTCCTTGAGCTCCTGATGGGCCGGTACCCGCTGCTCCCAGCTGGGAAGAAGCCGACCTTTCCGGCGCTTATGTGGGCCATCTGCTTCGGCGAGCTGCCGGCAATTCCCGACGGCGCGGCGTCGCCGGCGCTCCGGGATTTCGTGTCCGCCTGTCTGCACAAGGACCACCGGAAGCGGGCTACCGTTGCGGACCTCCTCGCGCACCCATTCGTCACCGGAAGAGACATGACAACGTCGAGGCGTGCGCTCTGCCAAGTGATCGAGCAGCGGTGCCGATAA